From Caldivirga sp., the proteins below share one genomic window:
- a CDS encoding RsmB/NOP family class I SAM-dependent RNA methyltransferase has product MSVSLGDDFVDFASEVMYIIEDRMVSMDKAFHYARLRHRLKAPPRVYYNAVSDVVRNYAYLSFIAKQLLGSNSRKAIAKAWLLLKSNSHYSRRLMKRIRVRVEDAEARLMEVKDKDPLAYLSIRYSFPRFIIEELSRGMGLSELEDYLSSLNRRVTWLRVNTLKVDLDKAIRLLENEGVNFTQSKHYPFMLLASDNEKPLGHLRLFKQGLIIPQDLASVLVVLNLSPEPGDVILDACAAPGMKTSLIMQLTENKASVVAVDLSVGRLSKMRMLMRRMGVDESRIHLIRSDSSRLKLAKGINKVLIDAPCTSSGAASKDPGIKLILEHKPSLVKHQSMTQESILLNLIKQFKDSQVTYATCSILPEEGEEVVSRVSELTDAKLSRPNVGDLSNGYVNYRIAPLVGRVMPHIHNAEGFFIAKLNASP; this is encoded by the coding sequence ATGAGCGTTAGCCTTGGTGATGACTTCGTGGACTTCGCCTCTGAGGTAATGTACATTATTGAGGATAGGATGGTATCCATGGATAAGGCCTTCCACTACGCTAGGCTTAGGCATAGGCTGAAGGCGCCACCTAGAGTGTACTATAATGCTGTTAGTGATGTTGTTAGGAATTACGCCTACTTATCATTCATTGCTAAGCAATTGCTGGGTTCAAACTCAAGGAAGGCCATTGCTAAGGCTTGGCTACTCCTAAAATCCAACAGTCACTACTCCAGGAGACTTATGAAGAGGATTAGGGTTAGGGTTGAGGACGCTGAGGCTAGGCTAATGGAGGTTAAGGATAAGGACCCCTTAGCCTACCTCTCCATTAGGTACTCATTCCCAAGGTTCATTATTGAGGAGTTGAGTAGGGGAATGGGGCTTAGTGAACTGGAGGATTACTTGAGTTCCCTTAACAGGAGGGTTACTTGGCTCAGGGTTAATACGCTTAAGGTTGATTTAGACAAGGCAATTAGACTCCTTGAGAACGAGGGGGTTAACTTCACTCAAAGTAAGCATTACCCATTCATGCTTCTAGCCAGTGATAATGAAAAACCACTAGGTCACCTACGCCTCTTCAAGCAGGGTTTAATTATACCCCAGGACTTAGCCTCAGTACTAGTGGTGCTTAACCTTAGTCCTGAACCAGGTGACGTCATCCTGGACGCATGCGCCGCCCCGGGGATGAAGACTAGCCTAATAATGCAGTTGACAGAAAATAAGGCAAGCGTCGTGGCTGTGGACTTATCAGTAGGTAGGTTAAGCAAGATGAGGATGCTAATGAGGAGGATGGGGGTTGATGAATCAAGGATACACTTAATTCGCTCAGATTCAAGTAGGTTGAAGCTAGCTAAGGGTATAAATAAGGTCCTCATTGATGCACCATGCACATCAAGTGGAGCAGCCTCAAAGGATCCTGGAATCAAGTTAATACTGGAACATAAGCCTAGCCTAGTTAAGCATCAGTCAATGACCCAGGAATCAATACTACTTAACCTAATTAAACAATTTAAGGATTCGCAGGTAACCTACGCCACATGCTCAATACTACCTGAGGAGGGTGAGGAGGTTGTTAGTAGGGTCAGTGAATTAACTGACGCTAAGTTAAGTAGGCCTAACGTGGGTGATTTAAGCAATGGCTACGTAAACTACAGGATAGCGCCCTTGGTGGGTAGGGTAATGCCCCACATACATAATGCAGAGGGTTTCTTCATAGCCAAGTTAAACGCATCCCCTTAA
- a CDS encoding HEPN domain-containing protein: protein MTQVLDCDEYVRWIKQADYTLLAMDTDMNAGNYSWVCFKAQQAAELSVKALLKALGKPAFGHNLVALFNDLSGYCSNVSSRLRFCIGYLDKMYVTPRYPDALTEGIPYERYTREEAEEASNCARLVVDWVKGCSPCH, encoded by the coding sequence ATGACTCAAGTGCTTGACTGTGATGAGTATGTTAGGTGGATTAAGCAGGCTGACTATACTCTACTGGCTATGGATACTGATATGAATGCTGGTAATTACTCATGGGTATGTTTTAAGGCTCAGCAGGCAGCTGAGTTATCCGTAAAGGCGTTGCTTAAGGCTTTAGGTAAGCCGGCATTTGGTCATAATTTAGTAGCCCTATTTAACGACTTATCAGGCTACTGCAGTAATGTAAGTAGTAGGTTAAGGTTCTGCATTGGTTACTTAGATAAGATGTATGTTACTCCAAGGTATCCAGATGCCTTAACTGAGGGTATTCCCTATGAGAGGTATACCCGTGAGGAAGCTGAGGAGGCTTCAAATTGCGCAAGACTCGTAGTAGATTGGGTAAAGGGGTGTTCGCCATGCCATTAG
- a CDS encoding nucleotidyltransferase domain-containing protein has protein sequence MPLDELIRRRIMERKGIIEELRNYAERLKSRFGKLTMILYGSYARGDFNLWSDVDVVIVSEYFRNRNFITRCIELNDAPPRLEPVCWTPDEALKALTKPWWREALKDSIIITDDYELGKILRR, from the coding sequence ATGCCATTAGATGAATTGATTAGGCGTAGGATAATGGAGAGGAAGGGGATTATTGAGGAATTGCGTAATTACGCCGAGAGACTTAAGTCTAGGTTCGGTAAATTAACCATGATACTGTACGGCTCGTACGCTAGGGGTGACTTCAACCTCTGGAGTGACGTTGATGTAGTAATAGTGTCCGAGTACTTTAGGAATCGGAACTTCATCACCAGATGCATTGAACTTAACGATGCCCCACCTAGGCTAGAACCAGTGTGTTGGACTCCTGATGAAGCTTTAAAGGCTTTAACTAAGCCATGGTGGCGTGAAGCCCTTAAGGACAGCATCATCATTACTGATGACTATGAATTAGGTAAAATCCTAAGGAGGTAA
- the hisG gene encoding ATP phosphoribosyltransferase produces the protein MAVPSKGRLMEPVMGLLEYIGVRPQAMDDRSLVIPTSWRLLSLIRIRPEDIPSVVESGSAVMGITGLDYVTESGASVNVIERLGFGRGKIVVAVPYGSGVSSIDDVKDGMRLATKYVNITNSYFSKLGKRIRIVKISGSAEVMPLLNVADGIVDVMSTGTTLRLHGLKPIGVIMESEAALITPRELSDDEKEFVDKFLILMRGALASNGRKLVLMNVPEEDLAAVLKVLPAMEGPTIADVASGRPMKEVISVVPEESIPDLLPLLKKAGAKDILVLSIEKVIP, from the coding sequence ATGGCTGTTCCATCTAAGGGACGCCTAATGGAGCCGGTCATGGGGCTCCTGGAGTATATTGGCGTGAGGCCCCAGGCAATGGACGATAGGTCCCTTGTAATCCCAACAAGTTGGCGTTTACTGAGTCTAATAAGAATCAGACCAGAAGACATACCTAGTGTTGTGGAATCCGGCTCAGCGGTAATGGGGATAACAGGCTTAGATTACGTCACTGAGAGTGGGGCTTCAGTTAATGTTATTGAGAGGCTCGGCTTCGGTAGAGGTAAGATTGTTGTAGCTGTACCTTATGGTTCAGGGGTGAGCAGTATTGATGATGTTAAGGATGGGATGAGACTGGCTACGAAGTACGTCAACATAACTAACTCATACTTCAGTAAACTTGGTAAGAGGATTAGGATTGTTAAAATATCAGGTAGCGCTGAGGTAATGCCCCTACTCAACGTGGCTGATGGCATTGTTGACGTCATGTCAACTGGAACAACACTGAGACTTCATGGCCTTAAACCAATAGGGGTAATTATGGAGAGTGAGGCTGCCTTAATTACCCCAAGGGAATTGAGTGATGATGAGAAGGAATTCGTGGACAAGTTCCTAATACTCATGAGGGGTGCATTAGCTTCAAATGGTAGGAAGCTAGTGTTAATGAATGTTCCTGAAGAGGACCTTGCGGCAGTACTTAAGGTTCTCCCAGCAATGGAGGGACCCACTATTGCTGATGTGGCCTCAGGTAGGCCCATGAAGGAAGTTATATCGGTTGTCCCTGAGGAGTCAATACCTGACCTACTCCCCTTGTTGAAGAAGGCTGGGGCTAAGGATATCTTAGTGTTAAGCATCGAGAAGGTGATACCTTAA
- a CDS encoding HisA/HisF-related TIM barrel protein — translation MGLIIPSIDLSGGLVVKRVRGVKGSELVKLNLTEALSLVKDYPLVHVVDLDGAELGKPVNVDSIVKIGMAMNGKCEVGGGVRGIEDAELLLRYCSRVILGTVAVENTPLLLSMVNRLGEDKVGIALDADGEWLMTRGWGVKARRIMDVIGGLPKVGVVVYTNVRVEGTGMGPRVEEGLVKRLKEIGDEAYYAGGVSNCSDVEYLWGLGFDGVIVGYALYVKGVRCSA, via the coding sequence ATGGGGCTAATAATACCCTCAATTGACTTAAGCGGTGGTTTAGTGGTTAAGAGGGTTAGGGGAGTTAAGGGTAGTGAACTCGTTAAGTTAAACCTAACAGAAGCCCTAAGCCTAGTTAAGGATTATCCACTAGTTCACGTGGTTGACCTTGATGGGGCTGAATTAGGTAAACCAGTTAACGTGGATTCAATAGTGAAAATAGGAATGGCAATGAACGGGAAGTGTGAGGTTGGGGGAGGTGTTAGAGGTATTGAGGATGCTGAACTACTCTTAAGGTACTGCTCAAGGGTCATACTAGGCACGGTAGCTGTGGAAAACACCCCACTACTACTCAGTATGGTTAATAGGCTTGGGGAGGATAAGGTGGGTATAGCCCTAGACGCTGATGGTGAATGGCTAATGACTAGGGGGTGGGGGGTTAAGGCGAGGAGGATAATGGATGTAATAGGGGGCTTACCGAAGGTTGGTGTAGTGGTGTACACTAACGTAAGAGTTGAGGGTACTGGAATGGGGCCTAGGGTTGAGGAGGGGTTAGTTAAGCGGCTTAAGGAGATTGGGGATGAGGCTTATTACGCTGGTGGTGTATCAAACTGCAGCGACGTGGAGTACCTATGGGGTCTAGGGTTCGATGGAGTCATCGTGGGGTACGCGCTCTACGTTAAGGGGGTGAGGTGCAGTGCCTAG
- a CDS encoding imidazoleglycerol-phosphate dehydratase — MPRESVVERRTRETEVKVELSLEPGEVNVDTPIKFLNHMVETLIFYMGASGRVKAIDLRGFDDHHVVEDVAIVLGSALDKALGDRVGLTRFGWSIVPMDDALTLASVDLGGRVYFVFKGSFTRDTVGDMATEMVPHFIRSLASSLKATIHVKVMWGENNHHVAESIFKALGLAIGQAIQVKGSGVPSLKGVL; from the coding sequence GTGCCTAGGGAGTCTGTGGTTGAGCGTAGGACAAGGGAGACTGAGGTTAAGGTTGAGTTAAGCCTAGAGCCTGGTGAGGTTAACGTGGATACACCTATCAAGTTCCTTAACCACATGGTTGAGACACTAATATTCTACATGGGTGCCTCAGGTAGGGTTAAGGCAATCGACCTTAGGGGGTTTGACGACCACCACGTTGTTGAGGATGTGGCCATAGTGCTTGGTTCAGCACTTGATAAGGCCCTTGGAGACAGGGTTGGGTTAACTAGGTTCGGTTGGTCAATAGTACCCATGGATGACGCCTTAACGTTAGCCTCAGTGGACTTAGGCGGTAGGGTTTACTTCGTGTTTAAGGGTTCCTTCACTAGGGATACTGTCGGCGACATGGCCACTGAAATGGTGCCGCACTTCATTAGGAGCCTGGCATCATCACTTAAGGCCACAATACACGTTAAGGTAATGTGGGGTGAGAATAATCACCACGTGGCTGAGTCAATATTCAAAGCCCTTGGCCTAGCCATTGGTCAAGCAATTCAAGTTAAGGGTAGTGGGGTACCAAGCCTGAAGGGGGTGTTATGA
- the hisF gene encoding imidazole glycerol phosphate synthase subunit HisF: MTRPIGLVRRIIPCMDVDADIVVKGVNFEGLRVMGDPVDLASRYEEEGADELFLLDITATVQGRSTFLKTVRNVAAAVSIPLGVGGGIRSIGDADAAFKAGADKVSVNTAAVKDPSIVAKLSKEYGAQSVVVAIDVKRINDAWRVFIMGGRHETPLNAIDWARMVEELGAGELLVTSIDADGTRAGYDVELYRRLSEAVNIPVIASGGAGDPRHFLEVLKYADAALAASVFHMGTISILTLKSYLSESGIRVRTY; this comes from the coding sequence ATGACTAGGCCAATTGGCTTGGTTAGACGCATAATACCCTGCATGGACGTTGATGCCGATATTGTGGTTAAGGGGGTTAACTTCGAGGGCCTTAGGGTAATGGGTGACCCAGTTGACTTAGCGTCAAGGTATGAGGAGGAGGGGGCTGATGAATTATTCCTACTTGACATAACGGCTACAGTGCAGGGTAGGTCAACGTTCCTTAAGACTGTGCGTAATGTTGCAGCAGCCGTAAGCATACCCCTGGGTGTAGGTGGGGGTATTAGGAGTATTGGGGATGCTGACGCAGCCTTTAAGGCTGGGGCAGATAAGGTTAGCGTTAATACGGCAGCCGTAAAGGATCCTAGCATAGTTGCTAAGTTATCTAAGGAGTATGGGGCTCAATCAGTGGTGGTTGCCATAGATGTTAAAAGGATTAATGATGCATGGAGGGTCTTCATAATGGGGGGTAGGCATGAAACCCCCCTCAATGCCATTGATTGGGCGAGAATGGTTGAGGAGCTTGGGGCTGGTGAGTTACTTGTGACGAGTATTGATGCTGATGGAACGAGGGCTGGGTATGATGTTGAACTTTACAGGAGACTATCAGAGGCGGTTAATATTCCAGTAATAGCCAGTGGGGGTGCTGGGGATCCTAGGCACTTCCTTGAGGTTCTTAAGTACGCTGACGCCGCATTAGCCGCAAGTGTATTCCATATGGGTACTATAAGCATACTAACCCTAAAATCCTACTTATCGGAGTCAGGCATTAGGGTGCGTACGTACTAG
- the hisI gene encoding phosphoribosyl-AMP cyclohydrolase — protein sequence MLPNGVNVLKLSPEEAAKVAESLWYRHTDGTVIAVAQDYLTKDVLMIASMNKEAVLKTLTTGMVHYWSLSRKRLWLKGETSGHYQYLVDFRIDCDGDALLLKVYQVGNACHLGTRSCFDARYVNRVRHNI from the coding sequence ATGCTACCTAATGGAGTTAATGTACTTAAGCTAAGCCCAGAGGAGGCGGCTAAGGTGGCTGAGTCCCTTTGGTACAGGCACACTGACGGTACTGTTATTGCTGTAGCCCAGGATTACCTAACTAAGGATGTGTTAATGATTGCAAGTATGAATAAGGAGGCCGTCCTCAAAACCTTAACCACAGGCATGGTTCACTACTGGTCCCTAAGCCGTAAGAGACTGTGGCTTAAGGGGGAGACAAGTGGCCATTACCAGTACTTGGTTGACTTCAGGATTGACTGTGATGGGGATGCTTTACTGCTTAAGGTTTACCAAGTGGGTAATGCATGCCACCTGGGCACAAGGTCATGTTTCGACGCCAGGTATGTGAATAGGGTTCGCCATAATATCTAA
- the hisH gene encoding imidazole glycerol phosphate synthase subunit HisH has protein sequence MVKVGVVNYGVGNVGSVLNALRRVGAEPLLVNNAVDLRNADALILPGVGSFNSAVVNLTRLIDELNRVRGSSPILGICLGLQLMFKGSDEGELGGLGWYGEWVSRIRGPRVPHIGWDYVKVNGECSLGVMNGYYYFMHSYAVVNPVNESPNVGFTKYGDSTILSVLCDEKKVTFGTQFHPEKSGKLGLSILSSIVNLARK, from the coding sequence GTGGTTAAGGTAGGGGTGGTTAATTACGGTGTTGGTAATGTTGGAAGCGTGCTTAACGCCCTACGTAGGGTAGGTGCTGAACCTCTACTGGTTAATAATGCCGTTGATTTAAGGAATGCAGATGCCTTAATCCTCCCTGGGGTTGGTTCATTTAACTCGGCCGTAGTTAACTTAACCAGGTTGATTGATGAATTAAACAGGGTTAGGGGGAGTTCACCAATACTAGGCATATGCCTAGGCCTACAGTTAATGTTTAAGGGTAGTGACGAGGGGGAGTTGGGGGGCTTGGGTTGGTACGGTGAGTGGGTTAGTAGGATTAGGGGGCCAAGGGTGCCGCACATTGGTTGGGATTACGTTAAGGTGAATGGGGAATGCAGCCTAGGCGTTATGAATGGTTACTACTACTTCATGCATAGCTACGCAGTTGTTAATCCAGTTAATGAATCCCCAAACGTCGGGTTCACTAAGTACGGTGACTCAACAATACTGAGCGTGCTTTGCGATGAGAAGAAGGTTACGTTCGGAACTCAATTCCACCCGGAGAAGAGTGGGAAATTAGGCTTAAGCATTCTAAGCAGTATTGTTAATTTAGCCAGGAAGTGA